In a single window of the Phycisphaerae bacterium genome:
- a CDS encoding RtcB family protein — MLTNCRRYPKDEAPAVYKDFDEVLRSVTAAGLAMDVARLKARFVVKDADKVDD, encoded by the coding sequence ATCTTGACCAACTGCCGGCGGTACCCTAAGGACGAGGCCCCGGCAGTGTACAAGGATTTCGACGAGGTGCTGCGCTCCGTGACCGCCGCAGGCTTGGCGATGGACGTGGCACGGCTGAAGGCCAGGTTCGTGGTCAAGGACGCGGACAAGGTGGATGATTGA
- the rtcA gene encoding RNA 3'-terminal phosphate cyclase, with amino-acid sequence MLTVDGSAGEGGGQILRSSLALSMLTGTPFRIERIRAGRSKPGLMRQHLTAVQAAGQISGAELSGAAIGSSQVTFRPGRVEPGEYTFSVGTAGSATLVLQTVLPALLTASGPSTLTFEGGTHNPFAPPFDFLAKAFLPIVNRMGPKVTATLERFGFYPAGGGRFTVAVEPAARLKGIELLERGVIRSHRARALIAHLPQTIAEREIDLLRRRTGWAASDYAIEGAGKAQGPGNVVLIEVECEHVSEVFTGFGEVRRRAEAVATQALQAYQRYLKAEAPVGPYLADQVMLPLAIAGRGAFMTMPLTLHSTTHVALIRQFLGIEMQVENVDGDRWQVGVG; translated from the coding sequence ATGCTTACCGTTGATGGTTCGGCTGGTGAAGGCGGCGGCCAGATTCTGCGGTCGTCGCTGGCGTTGTCGATGCTGACCGGCACGCCGTTCAGGATCGAGAGGATCCGGGCGGGCCGGTCGAAGCCCGGCTTGATGCGCCAGCACTTGACGGCCGTTCAGGCGGCTGGGCAGATTTCGGGGGCAGAACTTAGCGGCGCGGCCATCGGGTCGAGCCAGGTCACGTTTCGGCCCGGCCGGGTCGAGCCGGGTGAATACACGTTTTCGGTGGGAACGGCTGGGAGTGCCACCCTCGTGCTGCAGACCGTTTTGCCGGCGTTGCTGACGGCATCGGGTCCGTCGACGCTGACCTTCGAGGGCGGGACGCACAACCCGTTCGCGCCGCCGTTCGATTTCCTGGCCAAGGCGTTCCTGCCGATCGTCAACCGGATGGGGCCGAAGGTGACTGCTACCCTGGAGCGGTTCGGGTTCTATCCGGCTGGTGGGGGGCGGTTCACGGTTGCCGTGGAACCGGCCGCCAGACTGAAGGGGATCGAGCTGCTCGAACGGGGTGTGATTCGAAGCCATCGGGCCAGAGCCCTGATCGCCCACTTGCCGCAGACGATCGCCGAGCGGGAGATCGACCTGTTGCGGCGGCGGACCGGCTGGGCGGCCTCGGACTACGCCATCGAGGGCGCGGGTAAGGCTCAGGGACCCGGGAACGTCGTCCTGATCGAGGTGGAGTGCGAGCATGTGAGCGAAGTTTTCACCGGCTTCGGGGAGGTGCGGCGCAGGGCGGAGGCGGTCGCAACGCAAGCTCTGCAGGCGTACCAGCGCTACCTGAAGGCGGAGGCGCCGGTCGGCCCATACTTGGCCGATCAGGTGATGCTGCCCTTGGCCATTGCCGGCCGGGGGGCGTTCATGACCATGCCCCTGACGCTGCATTCGACCACCCACGTCGCGTTGATCAGGCAGTTCCTCGGGATCGAGATGCAGGTGGAAAACGTGGACGGCGATCGATGGCAGGTCGGCGTGGGCTGA
- a CDS encoding glycoside hydrolase family 127 protein, with the protein MNRAVLASIWGCCLTAVGCAPAMADDLPESPQQAGGSKPMPFAAVRLSGELGTRYVAATCNLLTRTDRYPLSSFAASAAGKPGALWWDWPGDQVGRWLSVLNVAEGYGWSQAAWHRKAVADAILPLQTREGHFGPPGSAGSDDARIPSGNAFALRGLMDAFADTQDPRYLEAARRLARYFEAIAPKWEARSGGKLHEFYGHCLDGLVALAEQGGDKWAIEFAERLAQRAGRTKHTHHSLSLCRGLIDLARVTGKKEYLAKVEDYLAWCRESRTVDGGLPEEMPGSPQDEGCALADWIVVNLMMYTLTGEERYLDDAEHTLVNHFFTNQFHTGGFGHRTFAQDIVGGKNWQGWDGRFGSENPGCCSLWGQWALGQVGRFIATVADGTLNVNLYPAAEIRIAEWGMCLEISSDFPRMERVRIRVTCEKPRSCVLSLRVPLWARSAKVTCDGLPMGSTGPGRRVVISRDWRASAVVDVALGTEVYGIPWPAEDPKAMAVFEGPLCLGLSSAEANVDVPWTVRVDGAGRPVLDAAGRVWVVDPSDRVRVLDVVSAGWLTPDVKEPARKRILFQTRKAE; encoded by the coding sequence ATGAATCGAGCCGTGCTGGCGAGCATCTGGGGTTGCTGTCTGACGGCCGTCGGCTGCGCTCCTGCAATGGCGGATGATCTTCCCGAGAGTCCGCAGCAGGCAGGCGGATCGAAGCCGATGCCATTCGCCGCTGTTCGGTTGTCCGGTGAATTAGGCACTCGGTACGTGGCAGCCACGTGCAATCTGTTGACCCGGACAGACCGGTACCCTCTGTCGAGTTTCGCGGCCAGTGCGGCCGGCAAGCCGGGGGCGTTGTGGTGGGACTGGCCGGGGGACCAGGTCGGTCGGTGGCTCTCGGTACTGAATGTGGCCGAGGGCTACGGCTGGTCGCAGGCGGCGTGGCATCGCAAGGCGGTTGCGGACGCGATTCTGCCGCTGCAGACCAGGGAGGGCCATTTCGGGCCGCCGGGCTCCGCCGGTTCGGATGATGCGCGGATTCCCTCGGGTAACGCGTTCGCCCTTCGTGGTCTGATGGATGCGTTCGCGGACACGCAGGATCCACGTTACCTGGAGGCGGCTCGGAGGCTGGCACGCTACTTCGAAGCGATCGCGCCAAAATGGGAGGCCCGCTCCGGTGGCAAGCTCCACGAGTTCTACGGCCACTGTCTGGATGGCCTCGTGGCTCTGGCGGAACAGGGGGGCGACAAGTGGGCCATCGAGTTCGCCGAACGCCTGGCCCAGCGCGCCGGCCGGACCAAGCACACCCATCATTCGCTCTCCCTGTGTCGCGGGCTGATCGATCTGGCTCGGGTCACCGGGAAGAAGGAGTACCTGGCCAAGGTCGAGGACTATCTCGCCTGGTGCCGGGAGTCCCGCACGGTTGATGGCGGTCTGCCCGAAGAGATGCCGGGCTCACCCCAGGACGAGGGATGTGCGTTGGCAGATTGGATCGTCGTCAACTTGATGATGTACACCCTCACCGGCGAGGAGCGCTATCTCGATGACGCCGAGCACACTCTGGTGAACCACTTCTTCACCAACCAGTTTCACACCGGGGGGTTCGGACATCGCACCTTTGCTCAGGACATCGTCGGTGGGAAGAACTGGCAAGGTTGGGATGGGCGGTTCGGCAGCGAGAATCCCGGCTGCTGCTCGCTGTGGGGGCAGTGGGCTTTGGGGCAGGTGGGGCGGTTCATTGCCACCGTCGCAGACGGAACGCTGAACGTCAACCTCTATCCCGCGGCCGAAATCAGAATCGCCGAATGGGGCATGTGTCTGGAAATCAGCAGCGACTTTCCGCGTATGGAACGGGTGCGGATTCGGGTGACGTGTGAAAAGCCTCGATCGTGCGTTCTGTCTCTGCGGGTGCCCCTTTGGGCGCGATCAGCGAAGGTGACATGCGACGGGTTGCCGATGGGAAGTACCGGCCCGGGTCGGCGGGTGGTGATATCGCGTGACTGGCGGGCGTCGGCCGTCGTGGACGTCGCACTCGGAACGGAAGTGTACGGTATTCCGTGGCCCGCCGAGGATCCGAAGGCAATGGCCGTTTTTGAAGGCCCGTTGTGCCTGGGGCTCTCGAGCGCGGAGGCCAATGTGGACGTGCCATGGACCGTTCGTGTGGACGGCGCCGGCCGACCGGTCTTGGATGCCGCCGGGCGGGTGTGGGTGGTCGACCCTTCGGATCGCGTGAGAGTGCTGGACGTTGTCTCGGCCGGGTGGCTGACGCCCGACGTGAAGGAGCCCGCGCGGAAGCGCATCTTGTTCCAGACCAGGAAAGCTGAGTGA
- a CDS encoding trypsin-like peptidase domain-containing protein: protein MRTMAVALCGMLVWVAGCSPVGAPEGAIIREYHGTDPEWIEQAKRLKEAGRLLETKEVKAQLRKSSCQLSLAPVRIRPLSGGELWNLARSAHVRVGYYFLCSKCSKWHFNVAGGYAITGDGAVATCFHVVDPKDMREGYLLAVTDAGDVVPVTEILAGSRFTDSCIVKIASDKPLRPLPLSGRIAPGDDVWCYSDPANRPGFFSRGMVNRIYQHLHPANSKERYPVRINVSVEGAPGSSGAAVLDRFGNAVAHFSAVSVHGERLRSAGTDQAHGSETVMVFHDTVRAADVLALIKP from the coding sequence ATGAGAACAATGGCTGTGGCCCTGTGTGGGATGCTGGTGTGGGTGGCGGGTTGTTCACCCGTTGGGGCTCCGGAAGGCGCGATCATCCGCGAGTATCACGGGACCGATCCCGAGTGGATCGAGCAGGCGAAGAGACTGAAGGAAGCCGGTCGGCTTCTGGAAACGAAGGAGGTCAAGGCTCAGCTCCGCAAGTCCTCATGCCAGCTGTCGCTTGCCCCGGTCAGGATCCGACCGCTGAGCGGGGGTGAACTCTGGAATCTGGCTCGCAGCGCCCACGTACGAGTGGGCTACTACTTCCTGTGCAGCAAGTGCAGCAAATGGCACTTCAATGTCGCCGGCGGCTATGCGATTACCGGCGACGGCGCCGTGGCAACCTGTTTCCACGTGGTCGATCCCAAGGACATGAGAGAGGGCTACCTGCTGGCCGTGACCGATGCTGGGGACGTCGTGCCGGTGACGGAGATCCTCGCCGGCAGCCGGTTCACCGATTCCTGCATCGTCAAGATCGCGTCGGACAAGCCGCTGCGGCCGCTGCCGCTCAGCGGCCGGATCGCCCCGGGCGACGACGTCTGGTGTTACAGCGATCCAGCCAATCGCCCCGGGTTCTTCAGTCGGGGCATGGTGAACCGCATCTACCAGCACCTGCATCCAGCCAATTCGAAGGAGCGATACCCGGTGCGGATCAACGTCTCGGTGGAGGGCGCACCCGGCTCCAGCGGTGCCGCCGTCCTGGATCGGTTCGGGAATGCCGTCGCCCACTTCTCGGCCGTATCGGTCCACGGTGAGAGACTGCGCTCCGCGGGTACCGACCAGGCCCACGGCAGCGAGACGGTGATGGTGTTCCACGATACCGTCCGCGCCGCCGACGTTCTCGCTCTCATCAAGCCCTGA
- a CDS encoding tetratricopeptide repeat protein, whose protein sequence is MMRTMSLWMTTCALMALTGCTALAPTDIKKEAQGRWEKVRGQVKLQLAQEHLQAGRILDAERQLKEALALDSSSADAHILAARLNLERGELAGARSSLNTAIQLSGSSAETEHLLGVIAEWTDDAQGALEHYRRAAQLAPNNPAYVIAQGEILVTLGRFSEAMELVRTRRTDFAGNPAMCTFTGNVHSSLGECKEAVAAYREAALLVPHDAQAQARLGTALSRAGHYQEAISVLTPVVAGRKDAPWSARLALGLAHLEHADPASARDVFREAARLEPAHADPHAYLARAAIRQGDYTTARQSIEKACQLAPSNAGHWLLLGYVCTRQADNARARTALETALKLTPSDPVAHYLMGRTLESVGQATEAIRHYRQAREADPNHPLARDLLAAAPQ, encoded by the coding sequence ATGATGCGCACGATGAGCCTGTGGATGACCACCTGTGCCTTGATGGCACTAACCGGCTGTACTGCCCTGGCCCCGACGGACATCAAGAAGGAAGCACAGGGGCGATGGGAGAAAGTCCGCGGACAGGTCAAGCTCCAGCTGGCCCAGGAACACCTTCAGGCTGGACGGATCCTGGATGCCGAGCGTCAGTTGAAGGAGGCGTTGGCCCTCGATTCCTCGTCCGCGGACGCTCACATCCTGGCCGCTCGCCTGAACCTTGAACGCGGCGAGCTGGCCGGGGCGCGCTCGTCGCTGAACACCGCCATCCAGTTGAGCGGTTCCTCCGCGGAGACTGAGCACCTTCTCGGTGTCATCGCCGAATGGACCGATGATGCCCAGGGCGCTCTCGAGCATTACCGCCGTGCCGCTCAACTCGCACCCAACAATCCGGCGTACGTCATTGCGCAAGGGGAGATCCTGGTTACGCTGGGACGATTCTCGGAGGCGATGGAGCTGGTCCGCACCCGCCGAACCGACTTCGCCGGCAATCCGGCAATGTGTACTTTCACGGGCAACGTCCACAGTTCGCTGGGGGAATGCAAGGAAGCGGTCGCGGCCTATCGCGAGGCGGCCTTGCTCGTTCCGCACGATGCCCAGGCCCAGGCGCGCCTTGGCACCGCCCTGTCCCGCGCGGGCCACTATCAGGAGGCTATCTCCGTGCTGACTCCGGTGGTGGCCGGTCGCAAAGACGCCCCCTGGTCAGCTCGGTTGGCCCTGGGCCTGGCCCACCTCGAGCATGCCGATCCCGCCTCCGCCCGAGACGTCTTCCGGGAGGCCGCGCGGCTGGAACCGGCCCACGCCGATCCCCACGCCTATCTGGCCCGAGCGGCCATCCGTCAGGGGGACTACACCACTGCCCGCCAGAGCATCGAGAAGGCCTGTCAACTTGCGCCGAGCAACGCCGGGCATTGGCTGCTGCTCGGCTATGTCTGCACTCGCCAGGCGGACAACGCTCGGGCCCGGACGGCCCTCGAGACGGCACTCAAGCTCACCCCCAGTGATCCTGTGGCCCACTACCTCATGGGTCGCACACTCGAGTCCGTGGGCCAGGCCACCGAGGCCATTCGCCACTATCGTCAGGCACGGGAAGCCGATCCCAACCATCCGCTGGCCCGCGACCTCCTGGCCGCCGCCCCACAGTAG
- a CDS encoding PAS domain S-box protein, whose translation MRWGYAKARQHRPDGIPGWVGLSLTGLYLGVSLALGAVSLWSHRLETQAQERDFLLRQTFWLARAVGNTAQGESYDAAVSELRRARQDPSIRRCEIVGRDGRILASTEQSRVGKALSEELAGRLIGVADVEAVSMPLESEGEASTVAIRLRKTAAPARAASGPTESAVSSPTSKRPVSLAWLVVEGARAKGRGEVFAWWASIGYVALAGMGLFWVLYRAASRALRPMATIRERLLSSGDQIAEQLATMRVNDSMDQAAAAWNRLIEFANDMQEEMRSAHLRTAVESTLDGYRSERLAAVLRQMPHGVLIAEDDGKIAFANRSASRMLGMREEDLAGREVREVLPEPISAGVLSVNRGPSRWTDHTLEGTEGSTTIRFMAVALEKAAVVSGKVIFLQDVSQFKEVERAQDDFLYHVTHELRTPLTNIRAYAETLAGGVLDDPVALRECYNVISGETERLGRLVEGILSVSQLEVGSARLSFGEVYADRMVRDAVQDMQAQAEAKGIDLRLRLPPKLPVIRGDKERLAAVMANLVGNAVKYTPSGGHVEVSCVVEKENEHAQGPGVLRISVSDTGVGIDEAHHEKIFEKFYRVHDERVEAEPGTGLGLAIVKETIRLHGGNVTVESTLGRGSTFHVTLPVSNA comes from the coding sequence ATGAGATGGGGATACGCAAAGGCCCGGCAGCACCGCCCGGATGGCATCCCGGGTTGGGTCGGCCTGAGTCTCACGGGTCTATACCTTGGGGTGAGCCTTGCGCTGGGGGCCGTCTCCCTCTGGTCTCATCGCCTTGAGACGCAGGCTCAGGAACGAGATTTCCTGCTTCGGCAGACCTTCTGGCTGGCGCGGGCCGTGGGCAACACCGCCCAGGGCGAGTCCTATGATGCGGCCGTGAGCGAGCTGAGGCGTGCCCGGCAGGACCCGAGTATTCGGCGTTGCGAGATCGTGGGGCGAGACGGGCGCATCCTCGCGAGTACGGAGCAATCACGCGTCGGCAAGGCCCTGAGCGAGGAACTGGCCGGCCGATTGATCGGCGTCGCGGATGTCGAAGCGGTTTCCATGCCCCTGGAATCAGAGGGGGAAGCTTCCACCGTGGCCATCCGGCTCCGCAAGACCGCTGCACCGGCTCGGGCGGCCAGCGGGCCGACCGAAAGTGCCGTCTCATCGCCGACATCGAAACGTCCGGTTTCGCTGGCCTGGCTGGTGGTCGAAGGTGCTCGAGCGAAGGGTCGCGGAGAGGTGTTCGCCTGGTGGGCGTCTATCGGATACGTAGCCTTGGCAGGGATGGGCCTCTTCTGGGTACTCTACCGGGCCGCCAGCCGGGCGCTGCGGCCCATGGCGACGATTCGAGAACGCCTCCTGAGCAGCGGAGACCAGATCGCCGAGCAGCTGGCCACCATGCGCGTAAATGACTCGATGGATCAGGCGGCAGCGGCGTGGAACCGGCTGATCGAGTTCGCGAACGACATGCAGGAGGAGATGCGCTCGGCCCACCTGCGGACGGCAGTTGAGTCGACGCTCGACGGCTATCGATCCGAGCGACTCGCGGCGGTTCTCCGTCAGATGCCCCACGGCGTGCTGATCGCGGAAGATGACGGCAAGATCGCTTTCGCCAACCGATCGGCATCACGGATGCTTGGCATGCGCGAGGAGGATTTGGCCGGCAGGGAGGTCAGGGAGGTCCTGCCCGAACCGATATCGGCGGGTGTGCTGAGCGTTAACCGGGGCCCAAGCCGCTGGACCGACCACACCCTCGAAGGTACCGAGGGTTCGACCACAATCCGCTTCATGGCTGTTGCACTGGAGAAAGCGGCGGTCGTAAGTGGTAAGGTCATCTTCCTGCAGGACGTAAGCCAGTTCAAGGAGGTCGAACGGGCCCAGGACGACTTCCTCTACCACGTGACCCACGAGCTGAGAACACCCCTAACCAACATCCGGGCCTACGCCGAGACCCTGGCGGGCGGCGTGCTCGACGACCCGGTCGCCCTGCGCGAGTGCTACAACGTGATCTCCGGCGAAACGGAGCGGCTGGGTCGGCTGGTCGAGGGCATTCTCAGCGTGTCGCAGCTCGAGGTTGGCTCGGCTCGCCTGTCGTTTGGGGAGGTGTACGCCGATCGCATGGTCCGCGACGCCGTTCAAGACATGCAGGCCCAGGCCGAGGCCAAGGGCATCGACTTGCGGCTGCGGCTGCCTCCCAAGCTCCCGGTGATCCGCGGTGACAAGGAACGGTTGGCCGCGGTCATGGCCAACCTGGTCGGCAACGCGGTCAAGTACACCCCCTCGGGAGGGCATGTGGAGGTGTCCTGCGTCGTAGAGAAGGAGAACGAGCATGCTCAGGGTCCGGGGGTGCTTCGCATCTCGGTGTCCGACACCGGCGTCGGGATCGACGAAGCCCACCACGAGAAGATCTTCGAGAAGTTCTATCGGGTCCACGACGAGCGCGTCGAGGCGGAGCCCGGCACCGGGCTCGGTCTGGCCATCGTCAAGGAGACGATTCGGCTCCACGGCGGAAACGTGACCGTGGAGAGCACATTGGGGCGAGGGTCGACATTCCATGTCACCTTGCCGGTCAGCAATGCCTGA
- a CDS encoding response regulator, translating into MAVILVAEDDVHILRVVALWLKRNGHQVSEARNGSDALHRLRAGGIDLLVSDINMPGMSGIELLQAGKAEGLLPNGAILLSSRCDQKEISDAIRTNGGVVHPKPFSPSRLIQVIEDKLAVVAGPASARG; encoded by the coding sequence ATGGCGGTCATCTTGGTGGCAGAGGACGATGTGCACATCCTCCGCGTCGTCGCCCTGTGGCTCAAGCGAAACGGGCACCAGGTCAGCGAGGCGCGCAACGGGTCCGATGCCCTACATCGCCTTCGCGCAGGAGGCATAGACCTCCTCGTGTCGGATATCAACATGCCCGGCATGAGTGGGATCGAACTCCTGCAAGCCGGCAAGGCGGAGGGCCTTCTGCCCAACGGCGCGATCCTGCTGAGCTCGCGCTGCGATCAGAAGGAAATCTCCGACGCGATCAGAACCAATGGTGGAGTCGTACACCCCAAGCCGTTCAGCCCTTCCCGGCTGATCCAGGTGATTGAGGACAAGCTGGCGGTGGTCGCGGGGCCGGCATCTGCTCGGGGATAA
- a CDS encoding HD-GYP domain-containing protein, producing MTASLESLLKENEGLADEVLRTYEQLNLIFDVTAQIAGLTDAYEVKRLLCERLKAILNAQGVWCVGRSSLMDEFILRDPVACGNCTLPPEVELEINELASRAIHEERVVVRTVSSPCAGLPSGGTHAMAGPLRSRDGGPPLVVTAVRCCAEFTAGDMLLLDSVLAYGGHVLRNMHLVERLKRTSFEAVRALVSAIDKKDPYTCGHSERVGVLARLTGQELGLSPEQLQELEWAGLLHDIGKIGIPEAILNKPGKLTDDEYAIIKRHPQMSYEVLKPVASLAGVMRIVIEHHENFDGTGYPNGLRGEEISLAGRVMHVVDVFDALTSDRSYRRKFDTRRALGIIQQESGTKMDPAVVEKFIKVVERVERLRPPELEELFGLGPQEAG from the coding sequence ATGACCGCCAGCCTCGAATCCCTGCTCAAGGAGAACGAGGGACTGGCAGACGAGGTCCTGCGAACCTACGAGCAGCTCAACTTGATCTTCGACGTGACCGCCCAGATCGCCGGGCTCACCGACGCCTACGAGGTCAAGCGACTGCTCTGTGAACGACTCAAGGCCATCCTGAATGCTCAGGGGGTTTGGTGCGTGGGCCGGTCGAGCCTCATGGACGAGTTCATCCTCCGTGATCCGGTGGCCTGCGGAAACTGCACGCTGCCGCCAGAGGTTGAACTGGAGATCAACGAACTGGCCAGCCGGGCCATCCACGAGGAGCGGGTGGTGGTTCGCACCGTGTCATCGCCTTGTGCAGGTCTACCCTCCGGTGGTACGCACGCTATGGCCGGGCCACTTCGATCGCGCGACGGAGGACCGCCCCTGGTCGTGACCGCAGTCCGGTGCTGCGCCGAATTCACCGCCGGGGACATGCTGCTGCTTGACTCCGTGCTGGCCTATGGCGGCCACGTGCTCCGCAACATGCACCTGGTCGAACGGCTGAAACGAACTTCGTTCGAGGCGGTCCGCGCACTGGTCAGTGCGATCGATAAGAAGGACCCGTACACCTGCGGCCACTCCGAGCGGGTCGGCGTACTCGCCCGGCTGACCGGCCAGGAACTCGGCCTTTCGCCCGAACAGCTTCAAGAGTTGGAGTGGGCCGGCTTGCTGCACGACATCGGCAAAATCGGGATTCCCGAGGCGATTCTCAACAAGCCCGGTAAGCTCACGGATGACGAATACGCGATCATCAAACGCCATCCGCAGATGAGCTACGAGGTCCTCAAGCCGGTCGCCTCGCTCGCAGGTGTCATGCGCATCGTGATCGAGCACCACGAGAACTTCGACGGGACGGGTTACCCGAACGGCCTTCGGGGGGAAGAGATCTCCCTGGCCGGGCGGGTCATGCACGTCGTCGATGTCTTCGACGCATTGACGTCCGACCGGTCCTACCGCCGCAAGTTCGACACACGCCGGGCCCTCGGCATTATTCAGCAGGAATCGGGAACGAAGATGGATCCCGCGGTCGTCGAGAAGTTCATTAAGGTCGTGGAGCGGGTCGAGCGACTGCGGCCCCCGGAACTGGAGGAACTCTTTGGCCTCGGGCCACAGGAGGCGGGATGA
- a CDS encoding diguanylate cyclase, translating into MMSLSTVTSSFLDWWSAQDTETCLWPAFDLFVRETLLDIAGAKRVRLFHTAENGRVLRSLSQDARSASGAIAPTTLMGHVLNLGRVYVQGDWSHGPMVDRLAAESAQQVLSSLQLPEPGSGRATQSPRPVLEQGPVAWMFPILCPASPEASGGVQGAGRQAVGLVVVGDLPETSLSDRSMLDGLSQLISAFWLHVRDYEHLQIARRTDRGSGVLNRADFLSTGESATAEARREGEPIVVMAVAVEGLRRFDDLGHWTLRDRIILEAGRVLRRKLRNDDLVGRFSDDRFVVLLRWLDVGLGRLIAEKVIGWVREALQTAVGGLAAGSDEGNPGEGDFASCQSVMALDSVKIRCGLASNHRVARPRPENAETALAEVEGLPVQRLTFADLLKRALAASGEARRLQQDLYVADETPPARSLATPSKPQPAQQAVLCGEGQP; encoded by the coding sequence ATGATGAGCTTGAGCACGGTGACGTCGAGTTTCCTCGATTGGTGGTCCGCTCAGGACACCGAAACGTGCCTGTGGCCGGCCTTTGATCTGTTCGTTCGCGAAACCCTTCTGGACATCGCCGGAGCCAAGCGGGTCCGCCTGTTCCACACCGCCGAGAACGGCCGGGTCCTGCGCTCGTTGTCCCAGGACGCCCGAAGCGCCTCCGGCGCGATCGCGCCGACCACCCTCATGGGCCACGTGCTGAATCTGGGACGGGTGTATGTCCAGGGCGACTGGAGCCACGGTCCGATGGTAGACCGGCTTGCGGCGGAGTCGGCGCAGCAGGTGCTCAGTTCACTCCAGCTTCCTGAACCAGGATCCGGCCGGGCGACGCAGAGCCCCCGACCGGTGCTTGAGCAGGGACCCGTCGCCTGGATGTTCCCGATCCTCTGTCCCGCCTCACCCGAGGCAAGCGGCGGCGTGCAGGGCGCCGGCAGGCAGGCCGTCGGTCTGGTGGTGGTAGGCGATTTGCCTGAAACCAGCTTGTCAGACCGATCCATGCTCGACGGGCTGTCGCAGTTGATCAGTGCCTTCTGGCTGCACGTCCGCGACTACGAGCATCTGCAGATCGCCCGGCGGACCGACCGCGGCAGCGGAGTGCTCAATCGAGCCGACTTCCTCAGCACCGGGGAGAGTGCGACCGCCGAGGCCAGACGGGAAGGAGAGCCGATCGTCGTCATGGCCGTTGCGGTGGAGGGCCTGCGCCGATTCGACGATCTGGGACACTGGACGCTTCGCGATCGCATCATCCTCGAAGCGGGTCGCGTTCTGAGGCGCAAGCTCCGCAACGATGATCTCGTCGGCCGATTCAGTGACGATCGATTCGTGGTTCTTCTTCGCTGGCTGGACGTGGGACTCGGCCGCCTGATTGCCGAGAAGGTGATCGGGTGGGTGCGAGAGGCATTGCAGACGGCCGTCGGAGGCCTTGCTGCCGGGTCAGACGAAGGGAATCCCGGAGAGGGTGATTTCGCTAGCTGCCAGTCAGTTATGGCTTTAGACTCCGTCAAGATCCGCTGCGGGCTGGCTTCGAATCACCGAGTGGCACGCCCCCGACCGGAGAACGCCGAGACGGCCTTGGCCGAGGTCGAAGGCCTGCCGGTTCAACGGCTGACCTTTGCCGACCTGCTCAAGCGGGCCCTGGCGGCGTCCGGCGAGGCCCGCCGGCTCCAGCAGGACCTGTACGTGGCTGATGAAACACCACCGGCCCGGTCCTTGGCTACTCCGTCCAAGCCGCAACCGGCTCAGCAGGCGGTCCTGTGCGGGGAGGGACAACCGTGA
- a CDS encoding STAS domain-containing protein, with protein sequence MKIERQKVGSVGVVAPRGSVTQAEVEELVSAMEMTRQSAAGRVVLDLSGVPYADSLALEALLDFADRQRSAGQNAKVAGLTDTLREILDVTDLLGEFEPFDSVETAVRSFL encoded by the coding sequence GTGAAGATCGAGCGCCAGAAGGTCGGAAGCGTCGGCGTGGTCGCTCCTCGCGGGTCGGTAACCCAAGCCGAGGTCGAGGAGCTCGTGTCGGCCATGGAGATGACCCGGCAGTCGGCCGCAGGCCGGGTCGTGCTCGACCTGAGCGGCGTTCCCTACGCGGATTCCCTGGCCCTGGAGGCCTTGCTGGATTTTGCGGACCGCCAGCGATCGGCCGGCCAGAACGCAAAGGTCGCCGGACTGACCGACACCTTGCGCGAAATACTGGATGTGACCGATCTCCTCGGGGAGTTCGAGCCATTCGATTCGGTTGAAACCGCGGTGAGGAGTTTCCTGTAG